In Kitasatospora sp. NA04385, a single genomic region encodes these proteins:
- a CDS encoding PLD nuclease N-terminal domain-containing protein: protein MLRVVPVVALLALWVWAFIDCLTTPEDEVRHLPKVGWVIVVLFFPLVGSIAWLVAGRDRTGARRGPFRPSGPAAPRPGYRADGRPLAPDDDPEFLASLKRGDDAHEDMLKQWEADLRRREDDLRRGDDLPGDGDRPRG from the coding sequence GTGCTGAGAGTCGTGCCCGTGGTGGCGCTGCTGGCCCTGTGGGTATGGGCGTTCATCGACTGCCTGACCACCCCCGAGGACGAGGTCCGCCACCTGCCGAAGGTCGGCTGGGTGATCGTCGTGCTGTTCTTCCCGCTGGTCGGCTCGATCGCCTGGCTGGTGGCCGGGCGCGACCGCACCGGCGCCCGCCGCGGGCCGTTCCGGCCGTCCGGCCCGGCCGCCCCGCGCCCCGGGTACCGGGCCGACGGGCGCCCGCTCGCCCCGGACGACGACCCGGAGTTCCTGGCCTCGCTGAAGCGCGGCGACGACGCGCACGAGGACATGCTCAAGCAGTGGGAGGCGGACCTGCGCCGCCGCGAGGACGACCTGCGCCGGGGCGACGACCTCCCCGGGGACGGGGACCGTCCCCGGGGCTGA
- a CDS encoding cytochrome c biogenesis protein ResB, which yields MSDTKTSPQPADAAEGPDTAEGPDAGRLDDAERLSSAPEENDAAPVGIGVLGWLRWFWRQLTSMRVALLLLFLLSLAAIPGSLVPQNTNAFKVAEWKNAHKGITPLYEKLQLFDVYSSVWFSAIYILLFVSLAGCILPRTWQFVGVLRAQPPAAPRNLTRMPVYAAWHTGAAPEQVEAAAHRLLKKRRFRVAAGPGPVAAEKGYLREVGNLLFHFALFALLTGFAWASLDSGSGTKIVLEGQGYSNTTTQLDDFTGSRFYGVDDLDAFGFKLDGFTADFQTSGPAAGTAKEFVANVRYWEGSDSGRQKNARIEVNHPLEVGGSKVFLTAHGFAPVVTVRNAQNEVVYRGPTVFLPRDSNVTSFGAIKVNDYGTGPDGQKTQMAFQGFFLPTAASDFTHTGPISVFPAAANPQLVISAYVGDLRTDSGLPQNVYELDDKALTQLQVDGKPAAVKLKVGEGWDLPDGYGSITFDGYQQWANFTVSHRPGNAIALLGAVAAILGLIGSLFVQRRRIWVRAVAAPDGRTLVEVAGLGRSDSARTAEELAELAVELQDDAPATDAPATDAPPGPDAPATDAPAAADSPAAAVPTAPETKE from the coding sequence GTGAGCGACACGAAGACCAGCCCCCAGCCGGCCGACGCCGCGGAAGGACCCGACACCGCGGAAGGACCCGACGCCGGACGGCTCGACGACGCCGAACGGCTCAGCAGCGCGCCCGAGGAGAACGACGCCGCCCCGGTCGGGATAGGCGTCCTCGGCTGGCTGCGCTGGTTCTGGCGCCAGCTCACCTCGATGCGGGTCGCCCTGCTGCTGCTGTTCCTGCTGTCGCTGGCGGCCATCCCCGGCTCGCTGGTGCCGCAGAACACCAACGCCTTCAAGGTCGCCGAGTGGAAGAACGCCCACAAGGGCATCACCCCGCTCTACGAGAAGCTCCAACTGTTCGACGTGTACAGCTCGGTGTGGTTCTCCGCGATCTACATCCTGCTGTTCGTCTCGCTGGCCGGCTGCATCCTGCCCCGCACCTGGCAGTTCGTCGGCGTGCTGCGCGCCCAGCCCCCGGCCGCCCCGCGCAACCTGACCCGGATGCCGGTCTACGCGGCCTGGCACACCGGCGCCGCCCCCGAGCAGGTCGAGGCGGCCGCCCACCGGCTGCTGAAGAAGCGCCGCTTCCGGGTCGCCGCCGGCCCGGGCCCGGTGGCCGCCGAGAAGGGCTACCTGCGCGAGGTCGGCAACCTGCTGTTCCACTTCGCGCTGTTCGCCCTGCTGACCGGCTTCGCCTGGGCCAGCCTGGACAGCGGCTCCGGCACCAAGATCGTGCTGGAGGGCCAGGGCTACTCCAACACCACCACCCAGCTCGACGACTTCACCGGCTCCCGGTTCTACGGCGTCGACGACCTGGACGCCTTCGGCTTCAAGCTGGACGGCTTCACCGCCGACTTCCAGACCTCCGGCCCGGCGGCCGGCACCGCCAAGGAGTTCGTGGCCAACGTCCGCTACTGGGAGGGCTCCGACTCCGGCCGGCAGAAGAACGCCAGGATCGAGGTCAACCACCCGCTGGAGGTGGGCGGTTCCAAGGTCTTCCTGACCGCGCACGGCTTCGCCCCGGTGGTGACCGTCCGCAACGCGCAGAACGAGGTCGTCTACCGCGGCCCGACGGTCTTCCTGCCCCGGGACTCCAACGTCACCTCGTTCGGCGCGATCAAGGTCAACGACTACGGCACCGGCCCCGACGGCCAGAAGACCCAGATGGCCTTCCAGGGCTTCTTCCTGCCCACCGCCGCCTCCGACTTCACCCACACCGGCCCGATCTCGGTCTTTCCGGCCGCCGCCAACCCGCAGCTGGTGATCAGCGCCTACGTCGGCGACCTGCGCACCGACAGCGGCCTGCCGCAGAACGTGTACGAGCTCGACGACAAGGCGCTGACCCAGCTCCAGGTCGACGGGAAGCCCGCCGCGGTCAAGCTCAAGGTCGGCGAGGGCTGGGACCTGCCCGACGGCTACGGCAGCATCACCTTCGACGGCTACCAGCAGTGGGCCAACTTCACCGTCTCGCACCGCCCCGGCAACGCGATCGCGCTGCTCGGCGCCGTCGCCGCGATCCTCGGCCTGATCGGCTCGCTGTTCGTCCAGCGCCGCCGGATCTGGGTCCGCGCGGTGGCCGCTCCCGACGGCCGCACCCTGGTCGAGGTGGCCGGTCTGGGCCGCAGCGACTCCGCCCGCACCGCGGAGGAGCTCGCCGAGCTCGCCGTCGAGCTCCAGGACGACGCCCCCGCGACCGACGCCCCCGCCACCGATGCACCCCCGGGGCCCGACGCCCCCGCCACCGACGCACCCGCCGCAGCCGACTCCCCGGCCGCTGCCGTCCCCACCGCCCCGGAAACCAAGGAGTAG
- the ccsB gene encoding c-type cytochrome biogenesis protein CcsB, with amino-acid sequence MLLAQVDTQLANISNYLIYSAMTVYTLAMFAQIFEWTFGAKGGVAVRSAQQSSLAESVADSADAAKGVRKVTVTVASQGGGTTTLTRTALADAGATTVTSGRGDDGPADGVGPAGTSEKADLVGRMAVSLTVLGLLLHAASVVARGLSVMRWPWGNMYEFSCAFSLMMVGAYVILLATKKNVRWLGLPVTVVALLILGVAVSVLYTDSEQLVPALHSYWLGIHVSTATICGGAFFAAFVATVAYLLKDRYEHRVAAGLTVRAANLMERLPASGTLDKLSYRINAVIFPLWTFTIIAGAIWAEAAWGKYWEWDPKETWSFITWVAYAAYLHARATAGWRGRKAAYLALLAFACWLFNFYGVNIFITGKHSYAGV; translated from the coding sequence GTGCTGCTCGCGCAGGTCGACACCCAGTTGGCCAACATCTCCAACTACCTCATCTACTCGGCGATGACCGTCTACACCCTGGCGATGTTCGCCCAGATCTTCGAGTGGACGTTCGGCGCCAAGGGCGGCGTCGCCGTCCGCTCCGCGCAGCAGAGCTCCCTGGCCGAGTCGGTCGCCGACTCCGCGGACGCGGCCAAGGGCGTCCGCAAGGTCACCGTCACCGTCGCCTCCCAGGGCGGCGGCACCACCACGCTGACCCGCACCGCCCTCGCCGACGCCGGTGCCACCACCGTCACCAGCGGCCGCGGCGACGACGGCCCGGCCGACGGCGTCGGCCCGGCCGGCACCAGCGAGAAGGCCGACCTGGTCGGCCGGATGGCGGTCTCGCTGACCGTCCTCGGCCTGCTGCTGCACGCCGCCAGCGTGGTCGCCCGCGGCCTGTCGGTGATGCGCTGGCCGTGGGGCAACATGTACGAGTTCTCGTGCGCCTTCTCCCTGATGATGGTCGGCGCGTACGTCATCCTGCTCGCCACCAAGAAGAACGTCCGCTGGCTCGGCCTGCCGGTGACCGTGGTCGCGCTGCTGATCCTCGGCGTCGCGGTCTCCGTCCTCTACACGGACTCCGAGCAGCTCGTCCCCGCCCTGCACTCCTACTGGCTCGGCATCCACGTCTCCACCGCCACCATCTGCGGCGGCGCCTTCTTCGCCGCGTTCGTCGCCACCGTCGCCTACCTGCTCAAGGACCGCTACGAGCACCGCGTCGCGGCCGGCCTGACCGTCCGCGCCGCCAACCTGATGGAGCGGCTGCCCGCCTCCGGGACGCTGGACAAGCTCTCCTACCGGATCAACGCGGTGATCTTCCCGCTCTGGACGTTCACCATCATCGCGGGCGCGATCTGGGCCGAGGCGGCCTGGGGCAAGTACTGGGAGTGGGACCCGAAGGAGACCTGGTCCTTCATCACCTGGGTCGCCTACGCCGCCTACCTGCACGCCCGGGCCACCGCCGGCTGGCGCGGCCGCAAGGCCGCCTACCTGGCGCTGCTCGCCTTCGCCTGCTGGCTGTTCAACTTCTACGGCGTCAACATCTTCATCACCGGCAAGCACTCCTACGCCGGCGTCTGA
- a CDS encoding acyl-CoA carboxylase epsilon subunit yields the protein MNEPLVRIVRGSLTAEEMAALTAVLAARAAVAAATSAAPVVEPVATWSRIERRPAYFSPVSWQQAA from the coding sequence ATGAACGAACCTCTCGTCCGCATCGTCCGCGGCTCGCTGACCGCCGAGGAAATGGCCGCGCTGACCGCGGTCCTGGCCGCCCGGGCCGCGGTGGCCGCCGCCACCTCGGCCGCACCGGTGGTCGAGCCGGTCGCCACCTGGTCGCGCATCGAGCGCCGTCCGGCGTACTTCTCCCCCGTCAGCTGGCAGCAGGCCGCGTAG
- the mqnP gene encoding menaquinone biosynthesis prenyltransferase MqnP: MTTAEAFETQPSKTRAFLRLVAIEHSVFALPFAYIAALTAMFLADKSVHWRELLLVTVCMVGLRTFAMAANRIIDREIDARNPRTAGRELVTGAVSVRTAYIGSAIALVVFLGSAALLNTLCLLLAPVAVVPMVVYPYGKRFTDFPQAILGLAQAMGPIGAWLAVTGSWSWEAAVLGLAVGIWIGGFDLIYACQDVAADRGTGVRSVPARFGVPAAITGARVCHALTTALLAWYAVLTDAGAFFWCGLAVVAGAFVYEHTIVKPHDLSRLNRAFFSTNGFVGISLFVFALIDLVNRGLTV, translated from the coding sequence ATGACCACCGCTGAGGCGTTCGAGACGCAGCCCAGCAAGACCCGGGCCTTCCTGCGCCTGGTCGCGATCGAGCACTCGGTCTTCGCGCTGCCCTTCGCCTACATCGCCGCGCTCACCGCGATGTTCCTCGCCGACAAGTCGGTGCACTGGCGCGAACTGCTGCTGGTCACGGTCTGCATGGTCGGCCTGCGCACCTTCGCGATGGCCGCCAACCGGATCATCGACCGCGAGATCGACGCCCGGAACCCGCGCACCGCGGGCCGCGAGCTGGTCACCGGCGCGGTCTCGGTGCGCACCGCGTACATCGGCTCGGCGATCGCGCTGGTGGTCTTCCTCGGCTCGGCGGCGCTGCTCAACACGCTCTGCCTGCTGCTCGCCCCGGTCGCCGTCGTCCCGATGGTGGTCTACCCGTACGGCAAGCGGTTCACCGACTTCCCGCAGGCCATCCTGGGCCTGGCCCAGGCGATGGGCCCGATCGGCGCCTGGCTGGCCGTCACCGGCAGCTGGTCCTGGGAGGCGGCGGTGCTCGGCCTCGCGGTGGGCATCTGGATCGGCGGCTTCGACCTGATCTACGCCTGCCAGGACGTCGCGGCCGACCGCGGCACGGGCGTGCGCTCCGTCCCGGCCCGGTTCGGCGTCCCCGCCGCGATCACCGGCGCCCGGGTCTGCCACGCCCTCACCACCGCCCTGCTGGCCTGGTACGCGGTGCTCACCGACGCGGGCGCGTTCTTCTGGTGCGGGCTCGCGGTGGTGGCGGGGGCGTTCGTCTACGAGCACACCATCGTCAAGCCGCACGACCTGTCCCGGCTGAACCGGGCGTTCTTCTCCACCAACGGGTTCGTCGGCATCTCGCTGTTCGTCTTCGCCCTGATCGACCTGGTCAACCGCGGCCTGACGGTCTGA
- a CDS encoding TlpA disulfide reductase family protein: protein MSRTSSRRIRLTAALGAATALALAGCSSSGSSSSNSGGGVGFVTGKGGIATAAPAGRVAAPDITGTSLDGNPLKLSDYRGKVVVLNIWGSWCSPCRAEAKGLQETSEKYGDQVQFLGINTRDTDTANAVAFEKNFGVTYPSIYDPDGAEILKFPKGSLNPQSIPTTIVIDRDGRLAARAMRAMSAEDLQKMVDPVLAESK from the coding sequence ATGTCACGGACGTCCAGCCGCCGCATCCGCCTCACCGCCGCTCTCGGCGCGGCCACCGCCCTGGCCCTCGCCGGGTGCTCCAGCTCCGGCAGCAGCAGCAGCAACAGCGGCGGCGGGGTCGGCTTCGTCACCGGCAAGGGCGGCATCGCCACCGCGGCCCCCGCCGGCCGGGTGGCCGCCCCCGACATCACCGGCACCTCGCTGGACGGCAACCCGCTCAAGCTCTCCGACTACCGCGGCAAGGTGGTCGTCCTCAACATCTGGGGCTCCTGGTGCAGCCCGTGCCGGGCCGAGGCCAAGGGCCTGCAGGAGACCAGCGAGAAGTACGGCGACCAGGTCCAGTTCCTCGGCATCAACACCCGGGACACCGACACCGCCAACGCCGTCGCGTTCGAGAAGAACTTCGGGGTCACCTACCCGAGCATCTACGACCCGGACGGCGCCGAGATCCTCAAGTTCCCCAAGGGCAGCCTCAACCCGCAGTCCATCCCCACCACCATCGTGATCGACCGGGACGGCAGGCTGGCCGCCCGGGCGATGCGCGCGATGTCCGCCGAGGACCTGCAGAAGATGGTCGACCCGGTGCTGGCGGAGTCGAAGTGA
- a CDS encoding acyl-CoA carboxylase subunit beta, whose amino-acid sequence MTVLHDAPVGGEAPADARSRVAELHELREQVRRGPSEQATEAQHAKGKLTARERIDLLLDEGSFHEVEPLRRHRAQGFGLEGKKPHTDGVIVGWGTVHGRTVFTYAHDFRIFGGALGEAHAQKIHKIMDMAIAAGAPLVSLNDGAGARIQEGVTALAGYGGIFQRNTRASGVIPQISVMLGPCAGGAAYSPALTDFVFMVRETSQMFITGPDVVQAVTGEKITQNGLGGADVHSAVSGVSHFAYDDEQSCIEEVRYLLSLLPQNNREMPPVVAADDPVERRNDTLLDLVPADGNRPYDMRKVIEEIVDHGEFLEVHERWATNVICALARIDGHVVGLIANQPQSLAGVLDINASEKAARFVQMCDAFNIPLVTMLDVPGFLPGVDQEHDGIIRHGAKLLYAYCNATVPRIQLILRKAYGGAYIVMDSRSIGADLSYAWPTNEIAVMGAEGAANVIFRRDINTADNPDDMRAQKIKEYKNELMHPYYAAERGLVDDVIDPSETRAVLAHALAMLRTKHADLPSRKHGNPPM is encoded by the coding sequence ATGACGGTCCTGCACGATGCGCCGGTCGGCGGCGAGGCTCCGGCCGATGCCCGTAGTCGGGTCGCCGAGTTGCACGAGCTGCGTGAGCAGGTCCGCCGCGGGCCGAGCGAGCAGGCCACCGAGGCGCAGCACGCCAAGGGGAAGCTGACTGCGCGGGAGCGGATCGATCTGCTGTTGGACGAGGGTTCGTTCCACGAGGTGGAGCCGTTGCGGCGTCACCGGGCGCAGGGTTTCGGTCTGGAGGGGAAGAAGCCGCACACCGACGGTGTGATCGTGGGGTGGGGCACGGTGCACGGGCGCACGGTGTTCACCTATGCGCACGATTTCCGGATCTTCGGCGGTGCGCTGGGTGAGGCGCACGCGCAGAAGATCCACAAGATCATGGACATGGCCATCGCGGCGGGTGCGCCGCTGGTGTCGCTGAACGACGGCGCCGGCGCCCGCATCCAGGAGGGCGTCACCGCGCTGGCCGGCTACGGCGGCATCTTCCAGCGCAACACCCGCGCGAGCGGTGTCATCCCGCAGATCTCCGTGATGCTCGGCCCCTGCGCCGGCGGCGCCGCCTACAGCCCCGCGCTGACCGACTTCGTGTTCATGGTCCGCGAGACCTCGCAGATGTTCATCACCGGCCCCGACGTCGTCCAGGCCGTCACCGGCGAGAAGATCACCCAGAACGGCCTCGGCGGCGCCGACGTCCACTCCGCCGTCTCCGGCGTCTCCCACTTCGCCTACGACGACGAACAATCCTGCATCGAGGAAGTCCGCTACCTGCTCTCCCTCCTCCCGCAGAACAACCGCGAGATGCCCCCCGTCGTCGCCGCCGACGACCCCGTCGAGCGCCGCAACGACACCCTCCTCGACCTCGTCCCCGCCGACGGCAACCGCCCCTACGACATGCGCAAGGTCATCGAGGAGATCGTCGACCACGGCGAGTTCCTCGAAGTCCACGAACGCTGGGCCACCAACGTCATCTGCGCCCTCGCCCGCATCGACGGCCACGTCGTGGGACTCATCGCCAACCAGCCCCAGTCCCTGGCCGGCGTCCTGGACATCAACGCCTCCGAGAAGGCCGCCCGCTTCGTCCAGATGTGCGACGCCTTCAACATCCCCCTGGTCACCATGCTCGACGTCCCCGGCTTCCTGCCCGGCGTCGACCAGGAACACGACGGCATCATCCGCCACGGCGCCAAACTCCTCTACGCCTACTGCAACGCCACCGTCCCCCGCATCCAGCTCATCCTCCGCAAGGCCTACGGCGGCGCCTACATCGTCATGGACTCCCGCTCCATCGGCGCCGACCTCTCCTACGCCTGGCCCACCAACGAGATCGCCGTCATGGGCGCCGAAGGCGCCGCCAACGTCATCTTCCGCCGCGACATCAACACCGCCGACAACCCCGACGACATGCGCGCCCAGAAGATCAAGGAATACAAGAACGAACTGATGCACCCGTACTACGCGGCCGAACGCGGCCTCGTCGACGACGTCATCGACCCCAGCGAAACCCGAGCCGTCCTCGCCCACGCACTCGCCATGCTCCGCACCAAGCACGCCGACCTGCCCAGCCGCAAACACGGCAACCCGCCGATGTAA
- a CDS encoding cytochrome c biogenesis CcdA family protein, translating into MSTLLAASDIGYNETVGSGALVLALPIALAAGLVSFFSPCVLPLVPGYLSYVTGFSAADLSDARGARRGRMLAGSLLFVLGFAAVFVSGGALFGSFGHSLEAHRRVISVVMGVLTVLMGLAFMGLLPGFTMRELRSHRRPAIGLAGAPLLGLVFGIGWTPCIGPTLAAIQGLAIDQASAGRGALLMAVYCLGLGVPFVLAALAFRKALGAFGWVKQHYQWVMRIGGGMLVAVGLALVTGVWDSLVNQLQYLTQDFSIGI; encoded by the coding sequence GTGAGCACCCTGCTGGCGGCGTCCGACATCGGGTACAACGAGACGGTCGGCAGCGGCGCGCTGGTGCTGGCCCTGCCGATCGCGCTGGCCGCCGGGCTGGTCTCGTTCTTCTCGCCGTGCGTGCTGCCGCTGGTGCCCGGCTACCTCAGCTACGTCACCGGGTTCTCCGCCGCCGACCTCTCCGACGCCAGGGGCGCCCGGCGCGGCCGGATGCTGGCCGGCTCGCTGCTGTTCGTGCTCGGCTTCGCCGCGGTGTTCGTCTCCGGCGGCGCGCTGTTCGGCTCCTTCGGCCACAGCCTGGAGGCGCACCGGCGGGTCATCTCGGTCGTGATGGGCGTGCTCACCGTGCTGATGGGCCTGGCCTTCATGGGCCTGCTGCCCGGCTTCACCATGCGCGAACTGCGCTCGCACCGCCGCCCCGCGATCGGCCTGGCCGGTGCCCCGCTGCTCGGCCTGGTGTTCGGCATCGGCTGGACGCCGTGCATCGGGCCGACGCTGGCGGCGATCCAGGGCCTGGCCATCGACCAGGCCAGCGCCGGGCGTGGCGCACTGCTGATGGCCGTCTACTGCCTCGGCCTCGGCGTACCGTTCGTCCTGGCCGCGCTGGCGTTCCGCAAGGCCCTGGGCGCCTTCGGCTGGGTCAAGCAGCACTACCAGTGGGTCATGCGGATCGGCGGCGGGATGCTCGTCGCCGTCGGCCTGGCCCTGGTGACGGGGGTGTGGGACTCGCTGGTCAACCAGCTCCAGTACCTCACCCAGGACTTCTCGATCGGAATCTGA
- a CDS encoding menaquinone biosynthesis decarboxylase, with translation MAYDDLRSFLRALEREGDLKRIKVEVDPYLEVGEIVDRVQKAKGPALLFENVKGSAMPLAMNVFGTERRLSKALGLKSPDDIAEKIGGLLKPELPQGFTGFREAFGKLASMAHVPPRNVKSADAPVHEVVLTGEDVDLEALPALFTWPLDGGSFFNLGLTHTKDPDSGVRNLGLYRLQRHDRRTIGMHWQIHKDSRNHAAVAAKRGERLPVAIAFGCPPAVTYAATAPLPGDIDEYLFAGFVAGERVRMVDCKTVPLQVPADAEVVLEGWLEPGELLPEGPFGDHTGFYTPQEPFPALTIDCVTMRRRPLLQSIVVGRPPTEDGPLGKFTERFFLPLLKVIIPDIVDYDLPEAGGFHNCVIVSIDKKYPKHAQKVMHAIWGAHMMSLTKLIVVVDADCDVHDYQEVAWRALGNVDYSRDLSVVEGPVDHLDHASYQQFWGGKAGIDATRKLPEEGYTRDGGWPEMVASDPETAARVTRRWKEYGL, from the coding sequence ATGGCATACGACGATCTCCGTTCCTTCCTCCGGGCGCTGGAGCGGGAGGGCGACCTCAAACGGATCAAGGTCGAGGTCGACCCCTACCTGGAGGTCGGCGAGATCGTCGACCGGGTGCAGAAGGCCAAGGGCCCCGCGCTGCTGTTCGAGAACGTCAAGGGCTCGGCGATGCCGCTGGCCATGAACGTCTTCGGCACCGAGCGGCGGCTGTCCAAGGCGCTCGGCCTGAAGTCGCCCGACGACATCGCCGAGAAGATCGGCGGCCTGCTCAAGCCCGAGCTGCCGCAGGGCTTCACCGGCTTCCGGGAGGCGTTCGGCAAGCTCGCCTCGATGGCGCACGTCCCGCCGCGGAACGTGAAGTCCGCCGACGCGCCCGTCCACGAGGTGGTGCTCACCGGCGAGGACGTCGACCTGGAGGCGCTGCCCGCGCTGTTCACCTGGCCGCTGGACGGCGGCTCCTTCTTCAACCTCGGGCTGACCCACACCAAGGACCCGGACTCCGGCGTCCGCAACCTCGGCCTGTACCGGCTCCAGCGGCACGACAGGCGCACCATCGGCATGCACTGGCAGATCCACAAGGACAGCCGCAACCACGCCGCGGTGGCCGCCAAGCGCGGCGAGAGGCTGCCCGTCGCGATCGCCTTCGGCTGCCCGCCCGCCGTCACCTACGCCGCCACCGCGCCGCTGCCCGGCGACATCGACGAGTACCTGTTCGCCGGGTTCGTCGCGGGGGAGCGGGTCCGGATGGTCGACTGCAAGACCGTCCCGCTCCAGGTCCCGGCGGACGCCGAGGTGGTGCTGGAGGGCTGGCTGGAGCCCGGCGAGCTGCTCCCCGAGGGCCCGTTCGGCGACCACACCGGCTTCTACACCCCGCAGGAGCCGTTCCCGGCGCTGACCATTGACTGCGTCACGATGCGCCGCCGCCCGCTGCTGCAGTCCATCGTGGTCGGCCGGCCGCCCACCGAGGACGGGCCGCTGGGCAAGTTCACCGAGCGCTTCTTCCTGCCGCTGCTCAAGGTGATCATCCCGGACATCGTCGACTACGACCTGCCCGAGGCGGGCGGCTTCCACAACTGCGTGATCGTCTCGATCGACAAGAAGTACCCCAAGCACGCGCAGAAGGTCATGCACGCCATCTGGGGCGCCCACATGATGTCGCTGACCAAGCTGATCGTCGTGGTGGACGCCGACTGCGACGTGCACGACTACCAGGAGGTCGCCTGGCGGGCCCTGGGCAACGTCGACTACAGCCGGGACCTGTCGGTCGTCGAGGGCCCGGTCGACCACCTCGACCACGCCTCCTACCAGCAGTTCTGGGGCGGCAAGGCGGGCATCGACGCCACCCGCAAGCTCCCCGAGGAGGGCTACACCCGCGACGGCGGCTGGCCCGAGATGGTCGCCTCCGACCCGGAGACCGCGGCCCGGGTCACCCGCCGCTGGAAGGAGTACGGACTGTGA